The genomic region CGGTATCCCATACCAGTCGCAATGGCAGAACCAACAAATGGTCCAACGACTTGTCCAATATTCATAAACATTTGGTTATAGCTGAAAATACGTGAAATTCCTTCTCTTGGCGTGATTTTAGTCAGTAGTGAGTTAACACTTGGCATCAGCGCACCTGTACCAAAACCGTACATGAAACGCACAATTCCGAGTTCAAGTGAATTTCTGGCAAGAGCACACAAGACGTACATACTAAAGCTATAAAATAGAGCTATCAAAAGTAGTCTATGATTACCTATTCTATCACCAATTTTACCAAGAGTCGAGCTCGATAACATACTTGAAAAACCGAGAGCAGACACAATCAGACCAGAGACAAACATTAGATTTTCAGTTTGTCCAAGATTACGAATATATAAGGTCAAAATTGGGGCAATAGATTGAGCTGAAATTTGGATAATCATACTTGTTACAAAAAGCCCGATTAGAATTTGCTTGTCTTTAATTGATAAAAAGAGTTCTCGAGTTGACATAGCATTAGCCTTAGCAACAGGTTTGAAATCTTCTTTAATCAAAAAGACTGTCAGAAAATTACAGATTAGCAAAATAAATCCGACCAACAAAAAGACTTGTCGAATACCTAACCATTCAGCCAACATTCCTCCCAGTAAGGGACCAATTAGGCTCCCGCCAATCATACCAGTTGCTAGCGTTCCAAGTGCATATCCTGAACGATTTTTAGGTGCTTGACTAGCAATCAAGGCTGTTGAATTAGGAATGTATCCTGAAAAAAGACCGTTTAATAGCCTCAGTGTTAATAACCAAAAGACATTAGGGACAAAGGCTAAACCACCCATTGTAAAGGTCATGACCAAGCTTGCCCTAACCATCATCGGTTTACGTCCATATTGGTCGGCTAGCCGCCCCCACACCGGAGCAATCAAAGCAGAGGCTAAAGCTGATAAAGATACCGCTAGACCAGCGTACCACTCAACTTTATTTTTGGGAGCGCCTAGTTCTTCTACATACAAAGCCATAAATGGCATAACAAGCGAAAAGCTTGCCCCAGTAAAAAAGTTACCAAGCCAAGCTACTCGTAAATTTTGTTTCCAATTAACTTCGTTACTTATGATTGTTCACCTTCTTTTCAAAAAAAGTCAATTGCTATTATAGCACATTCCAAAAGAATTACTAAAAACTTGCTACACAAAGCGTTTTCTTGAAAAATATGCAGAAAATCAGGCAATTTTCCAAGCATTCATCGCTTATAATTCCTGCAAAAGCTGATGGATTTGTGCTTTTAATTCCGTAAGGTCACCACTGTTATCTAGCAATTTGTCAGCATAAGGCTTTTTAGCTTCTGTCGACATTTGGCTAGCCATGCGTTTTTTAGCTTCTTCTTTTGAAAAATGATTACGCATCACCAAACGCTCTAATTGTGTTTTCTCATCAAGATGAACCAACCAAATATCATCAAACCACTCCATATAATCATGTTCAATCAAAAGCGGAATATCCATAAAAAAGACATCTTGAGTCTTAGCTAGTTCATCTCGTCTTCTAGCCAACTCTTCTCGAATGATACCATTTTGCAGATGTGATGACTTTTCAAGCATATCTTTACTCGAAAAAATCAACTGCCCCAATTTTTTGCGGTCGAGTTCACCATTTTCTTGAAGAATCTCACTGCCAAACCAGTTGCAAAGGGCTTGATAAAGTTTTCCACCTTTAGCCTGAAGTTCGTGAACCACCCGATCAGCATCAATCACTTGATAGCCATATTTTTTAATTTCAGCAACAACGGTTGACTTTCCAGAAGCAATCCCGCCTGTGATTCCAATAATTTTTGTCATCGTTTTTGACAGGCAGGACAAAAATGTGTCCCGCGACCTCCTACTTTTATTTTTTCAATTGGTGTGGCACAACGTGGGCAAGGCTCGTCTGTTTTTCCGTAAACTTGCAAATACTCTTGCATTGTCCCATTTTCACCAAAGGCATTTTGGTAAGTTCGGATAGTTGTTCCACCTTTTTCAATGCCAAGTTGTAAGATACGGATAATCTCATCGTGAAGCAAATTGATTTCAGCTTTTTGAAGACTATTTGCTTGGCGTTCAGGATGAATTTTAGCTGCCCAAAGTACCTCATCCACATAAATATTTCCAAGACCAGCTACCAAAGTTTGCTCTAAAAGATATGGTTTAATGAGTTTTTTAGAGGCAGATAGTTTTCGAGTAAATTCTGCCACATCAAAATCTTCCTTAGTCGGTTCAGGACCTAATTTTCTTTTTTGGAAATAAGCTGCAACTTGATTTTCGGCTACCAATTCCATGGTTCCAAATTTCCGAACATCCTTATAAACCAAAGTCGACCCATCATCTAAACCAAAAAAGATATGAAAATGTTTATCCTCAGGAACCTGGTGCTCAAACAGCAAATATTTTCCTTCCATTCTCAGATGAGAAATAATCACTTGCTCATCTAGGTTCAGCAGCAGGTACTTCCCACGTCTACCAATCGACTGAATGGTTTGACCAAGTAAATCAGACTCAAAAGCACCTAAATCCGTTTTAACCATTTTCGGCACACGAACATCAACCGATATAATTTTGCGCCCAACAATCAAACACTCAAGACCACGACGAACTGTCTCAACCTCAGGTAATTCCGGCATCTTTCTGATACAAAGGACGTAAAAGGCAAAGTAAAATTAGGAGGTCATCAGAAATCCTGATTTCTGAAATGACCTATCTATTTTACACAGCCTTTCGTCCGTGTTCAAAGCAACACGAACATGTCCTTCTCCTTTCTCAATAAGTTTTATAGAAATTTTGACGACAGTGATAAACACCTAGTCACCATTTATCTTTTTTCAAAGAGTCTTAGACATGGCCAATTCACCACCAATGACTTTTCCTTTTTATTATTTTTAAAAGAGGAGGTGTTAAGCCAAAAACACCTCCTAATTAAATGAACTATTAATACTCTTTCTCGTTGTAACCAAAGTCAGCGAGATCAAGTTTTTTATCACGCCAGTTTTTCTTAACTTTAACCCAAGTTTCAAGGTAAACCTTGTCACCAAGCATGATTTCAATATCACGGCGAGCCATTTTACCAATTTTCTTAAGCATAGCGCCTTTTTTACCGATGATAATACCTTTTTGACTGTCACGT from Streptococcus lutetiensis harbors:
- a CDS encoding multidrug efflux MFS transporter — protein: MISNEVNWKQNLRVAWLGNFFTGASFSLVMPFMALYVEELGAPKNKVEWYAGLAVSLSALASALIAPVWGRLADQYGRKPMMVRASLVMTFTMGGLAFVPNVFWLLTLRLLNGLFSGYIPNSTALIASQAPKNRSGYALGTLATGMIGGSLIGPLLGGMLAEWLGIRQVFLLVGFILLICNFLTVFLIKEDFKPVAKANAMSTRELFLSIKDKQILIGLFVTSMIIQISAQSIAPILTLYIRNLGQTENLMFVSGLIVSALGFSSMLSSSTLGKIGDRIGNHRLLLIALFYSFSMYVLCALARNSLELGIVRFMYGFGTGALMPSVNSLLTKITPREGISRIFSYNQMFMNIGQVVGPFVGSAIATGMGYRSVFYVTSLIVFVNFVWSLINFRKYLKVKEIA
- the coaE gene encoding dephospho-CoA kinase (Dephospho-CoA kinase (CoaE) performs the final step in coenzyme A biosynthesis.) — its product is MTKIIGITGGIASGKSTVVAEIKKYGYQVIDADRVVHELQAKGGKLYQALCNWFGSEILQENGELDRKKLGQLIFSSKDMLEKSSHLQNGIIREELARRRDELAKTQDVFFMDIPLLIEHDYMEWFDDIWLVHLDEKTQLERLVMRNHFSKEEAKKRMASQMSTEAKKPYADKLLDNSGDLTELKAQIHQLLQEL
- the mutM gene encoding DNA-formamidopyrimidine glycosylase; the protein is MPELPEVETVRRGLECLIVGRKIISVDVRVPKMVKTDLGAFESDLLGQTIQSIGRRGKYLLLNLDEQVIISHLRMEGKYLLFEHQVPEDKHFHIFFGLDDGSTLVYKDVRKFGTMELVAENQVAAYFQKRKLGPEPTKEDFDVAEFTRKLSASKKLIKPYLLEQTLVAGLGNIYVDEVLWAAKIHPERQANSLQKAEINLLHDEIIRILQLGIEKGGTTIRTYQNAFGENGTMQEYLQVYGKTDEPCPRCATPIEKIKVGGRGTHFCPACQKR